DNA from Lentimicrobiaceae bacterium:
CTGCAATCGCCAATGAACATCAGGTTATTAATCTTATCGTTGTCGAGACGATTTGAGTAAAATTTTATTTCGGGAGCATAAACCAAGTTATCCGGATTGGCAGTACCAGGGAGTACTTTGTCAAGGTTTTCAATAAAATCAATGATACTTTCGATGATACGACGCGGAAAAGCAAGGTTGATGTCGCCCAGGATGTAATTTTCACTGTCGAGAGTAGGTTGTACCCGGTAAAGATACTTGGTACGTTTCGACATTTTAAAGTTTTCGTATGTCTGCAATATCAGCTTATCCTTTCCTGCCAACAGGTTGGTAAGCTTGGCGATAAGCGAACCAAAGCCAATAGGATCGTTGAAGGGCTCGGTAAGCTGAATAGTAACCAATACCGCAAAATTGGTATTTTTACTTTTGTCTTTCACCTTGGCATGCCCGTTTACAGTAACAAAATCACCATAATGCTCGGTAACCACGTAGCCAGAAGGATTGTTGCAAAATGTACGAACCATATACCCTGTGCGACTTTTAAATTTTACTTTAAATTCGTACATTTCCCGGTTGATATCTTCCACAATATGGTTGGGAATTTCAAAGCGTATGCCCAGGTCAACCTTGGTATTGTCGAGTATCAGTTCTGGATATTTGTGAATCAAAGTATTGATGAGTTTATGCCCGCTTCTGCCCACAGAAACAATGGCAGAGTCAAAAGTATCGGTATTATTCAGCATCACCTTTCCGGGCAGGCAGTTAACTTCTTTTATTTCGTTCTCGAAATGAAAATGAATATTGCTGTATTTTTTAAAAGAATCATAAATATTGAACAGAACTTCTTTTAGCCGGTCGGTGCCGATATGGTAAAAATCGGAAGCAATTGGCTGGAATCCCTTTTCGTAAAACCGGCTGTAATATTCTTTATTGGTAAACGAACTGCCGGTTTCCACCGTTCCGTTATCGGTATGATGGATGTAGTAATCCACTATTTCCTTCTGAAGCGTCAACGGTATGTCCATGTCGCCACCCATTTCGCGCGAAACGAAAAGCTTCCCGTCGGCTCGTATGCCAGAAATACTTGACGAATAAATATCTTTACTTTTTTCAAAAACATGAATTTCATGTTCCGAATTTTTAATTCTTTCAATAAAACCAATGGCGGCAGCACCAAAACCAATCACGGCAATTTTCATACGCAATTTGCAAAAAGAGGCTAAAAGTACACAAATTAAACTTTTTATAGCAGATATTTTATTAAAAAAATCAAAAAAATAGGTTACAACCCATTATTTAGCTATATTTGTATCATTAATTTTATCAGGCAATGAAAAATATTCTTGTGCCGGTAGATTTTTCCGATTTGTCGCTGGAAGTTATTAACAAAGCTGCTGAGATAGCCTTTGCCTTTAAAAGTAAAATATGGTTAATCCATATTGCTTCCCTTCCTCCTGCTTTTGTTGGTTTTGATATGGTATCACCTGCCGATCAAACATATCAGGATGAAGATTTGCAACAGCAGGAAAGAGAATTACAACTGCTGGAAAAGCATGTTCAAGACAAAGGGTTGGATGCAAGAGCTTTGTTGGTAAAAGGACTTATTGTAGATAGTATTCTGGAACAGGCTGAAAAAGTGGAGTCTGACCTTATTGTTATGGGTTCGCACAATCATGGATTTTTCTACAAAACTTTTTTGGGTAGTGTAAGCGAAGGTGTGATGCGGAAGTCGAAAATCCCGGTGTTGATTGTTCCCGAAAAGGAATAAAAGACAAATTTTTTACTTTATCAGGATTCAAAACAGTTTTCGGAGGAGTTCTTCTTTCCGGAGCTTTTTAAGGGTAGCCCTTATCCAGGCTTTGTTTTCCGGTTTGTACCAAAAGAAAAATCGTTGTTGGTTCAGTTTATCCTCCCGGTTTTTTGCCACGTACACGGGTTTTATCGTGTAGGGGTCCAGTCCGGTGTAATACATTACTGAAGCAAGGGTCATGGGGGTTGGCGTTAAATCCTGTACCTGTTCCAGTTTATACCCTAAAGTTTTTGTTTCCACAGCAAGTTCTGCCATATTTTCGAGACTGCAACCCGGATGGCTCGAAATAAAATAAGGAATCAGTTGCTGGTTTAGCCCGTTTTCGCGGTTGATGGCATCGAATTGTTTTTTAAAGTCATGAAAAAGCCGGAACGAAGGCTTTCGCATGATTTGCAATACACTGTCGGCGGTATGCTCGGGAGCCACTTTCAGTCTTCCCGAAACATGATGTACAATCACCTGGCGGGTATATTCCCTCAGTCCGAAACGCCGGTTTTCTTCATCACTTTTACCGGCGAGCAGGTCGTAGCGTATACCGCTGCCGATGGTAACCTTCTTTATCTGCGGAAGCACAGCTACCTTACGATACAATGCGGTAAGAGGTTGATGATCGAAATTCAGATTTTTACAAACGGAAGGGAAAATACAGGAAGCCCTGCCGCACTTTTTACATAGTGCCGTATCAAAGCCTTTCATCCGGTACATATTTGCCGACGGGCCACCCAGGTCGGTGATATAACCTTTAAAATCTGGCATCCTGGTAATGGCTTCTGCCTCGCGCAGAACGGATGCTTCCGAACGGCTGGTAATAAATTTTCCCTGGTGTGCCGAAATGGTGCAAAAGCTGCATCCGCCAAAGCATCCTCGGTGGATATTTACCGAATGGCGTATCATCTCGTAAGCCGGAATGGTACCTCTTTTGGCATATTTTGGGTGTGGAAGACGGGTAAACGGCAAGTCGTAAACGGCATCCAGTTCGGTTTCTTCCATGGGGGGAAAAGGTGGATTCACAGCAACAACTTTCTCGCCAACAGCTTGCAGAATATGCTTAACCTGCCAGCGGTTCGATTCCTGTTCGGTAAGCCGAAAAGCCAGGGCAAAAGCTTTTTTATCCTTTACACAAACTTCATGTGCAGGAAGTTCTATGCTTTCGTGGAAGTTCTGAGCTACCGTTTTATTTTCAGTAAGGTAAGCCGTTTGCGGAATATTGGTAAGTTCTGCAAAGGGTTTCCCGGATTTTAATTCGTTTAAGAGGGCAACCAGTGGTCGCTCGCCCATGCCATAAATCAGCAGGTCGGCACCGGTATCTGTCAGAATAGAAGGTTTCAGGCTGTTGCTCCAGTAATCGTAATGGGTAAGTCGTCGCAGCGACGCTTCTATACCGCCAAGCACCACCGGAACATCCGGGTAAAGTTGTTTACAGATGCGTGTGTAGACGTAAGCTGCATAATCGGGACGGAAACCGGCATTGCCACCCGGAGTAAAAGCATCGTCGGAACGAAGGCGTTTGTTGGCGGTGTAATGATTTACCATTGAGTCCATGTTGCCGGAAGCAACACCAAAGAACAGTTTAGGCTTGCCGAATTTACGGAAATCACGCAGGTCGTCCTGCCAGTTGGGTTGAGGGACTATTGCCACGCGAAGGCCTTCTTTTTCAATAACACGACTTACCACAGCCGTCCCGAAAGAGGGGTGATCCACATAGGCATCGCCGGTGATAAGGACGACATCCACTTCGTTCCAGCCACGGTGGAGCATCTCGTCGCGGGTAATGGGGAGCCAAAGAGGAGGTTTTTTACCGGAGATCGTCAAATCTTGTTGAATTCATGAAATGAATATTTTGCAAAAGTAGCCATTAGCTGCAAATTTACCGGAAAAATATAAAGTCTTTTTAAAATGAGACAATCTGCCACTCACGGATTTTGCCAGGACTTCGTTTACGCCAACCTTTAGATATGCAATCTTAGGTACTACTTTCTCATCGCTCCCAGTTTCCAGTTCACTGCTGCTTCACCCATTTCCCGCTATCTTTTACTTCTCCATTCTGCATTATACGGTAAAAATACATGCCCTGATTTAGTGCTGAGGTATTTACTGAAGTGGTTTCGTTGATGTTTTGTTGTACTACCAACCTGCCGTTGGCATCGTACATCTCTAATGTTGCATCTTTTAAAGCGGTTTGGATGTGCAAAGTGTTGGCGCCGGGGTTGGGGTAAAGAATGGCTTCCTTAGCCATTATACCGGGATTATCTTTAACAGAAGTAACATTTCCATTTTCATCAACTTTTATAATAAATATATCACGCTCCTCATTCTGTGTTAAATAATCATATCTTGTGCCAAGCAAAAGGCAGCCACCATCTGAAGTAGCTTTTACAGTCCATAAAACGTAATAAGCGTCTCCCCCATAATACTTTGTCCATATAATATTCAAATCCTTATCTAATCTGGTGAGTGAAAACCATGATTTGTATGTTGACCAATACCCCCCCCCACCATTTACATCAAAATTCTTTATCCCTCCTATATAAGCAGAGTTATCTCCATTCACGGAAATGATATCTCTGCATGCAGGAAAAGTGAGCGTATCATTTACTTCAATATCAGTTTGTGAAATAATAGTATCTTCCGGGTTAAGGATAATAGAAGTAATGCCTCTTTTAACTCCGGGAGCTGGATAATTACTATGTACTATTTCTGAAACACAAATTAAAGTAGTATCTGAAAACCATTTTGCTGAACTATGAACCCCTTCTAAAATCTGATCAAATGAAAAGAAGGATTGAATATTTAAGGAAGAATCTAATCGTACCATTTCATTTGTATTTTTTTCAGAACGACCAAAAATAAACGCATAGAAACCTTTCCTTTCTTTTCTTTCTACCATGTCATAACAAAACATTATATCATTAAATAATTTAAACTGTGTTTGTTTACTATTCATGTTTATCTTATAAACAAACATATTATTCTGATATATATTTAATTTATTACACAAATAACCAAATATGATAAAGTTTCCGGAGCTATCAACAAAGCTCATGGCATCTGTCACATCAAGACTATCTGGTAGGATAAAAAAATG
Protein-coding regions in this window:
- a CDS encoding T9SS type A sorting domain-containing protein yields the protein MIKKKFLLLAIIVVWVGNSKAQPEFLLNLTHPETDDVVYDTKELSDGTFLFVGRTFDWATSCKSPLLIKTDFNGNIESYKQYNFSPYSGDFFNIVEKSGQIYVVGDLIDTTNAGINRFFISELNSNYDTTSLHFFILPDSLDVTDAMSFVDSSGNFIIFGYLCNKLNIYQNNMFVYKINMNSKQTQFKLFNDIMFCYDMVERKERKGFYAFIFGRSEKNTNEMVRLDSSLNIQSFFSFDQILEGVHSSAKWFSDTTLICVSEIVHSNYPAPGVKRGITSIILNPEDTIISQTDIEVNDTLTFPACRDIISVNGDNSAYIGGIKNFDVNGGGGYWSTYKSWFSLTRLDKDLNIIWTKYYGGDAYYVLWTVKATSDGGCLLLGTRYDYLTQNEERDIFIIKVDENGNVTSVKDNPGIMAKEAILYPNPGANTLHIQTALKDATLEMYDANGRLVVQQNINETTSVNTSALNQGMYFYRIMQNGEVKDSGKWVKQQ
- a CDS encoding YgiQ family radical SAM protein, translated to MLHRGWNEVDVVLITGDAYVDHPSFGTAVVSRVIEKEGLRVAIVPQPNWQDDLRDFRKFGKPKLFFGVASGNMDSMVNHYTANKRLRSDDAFTPGGNAGFRPDYAAYVYTRICKQLYPDVPVVLGGIEASLRRLTHYDYWSNSLKPSILTDTGADLLIYGMGERPLVALLNELKSGKPFAELTNIPQTAYLTENKTVAQNFHESIELPAHEVCVKDKKAFALAFRLTEQESNRWQVKHILQAVGEKVVAVNPPFPPMEETELDAVYDLPFTRLPHPKYAKRGTIPAYEMIRHSVNIHRGCFGGCSFCTISAHQGKFITSRSEASVLREAEAITRMPDFKGYITDLGGPSANMYRMKGFDTALCKKCGRASCIFPSVCKNLNFDHQPLTALYRKVAVLPQIKKVTIGSGIRYDLLAGKSDEENRRFGLREYTRQVIVHHVSGRLKVAPEHTADSVLQIMRKPSFRLFHDFKKQFDAINRENGLNQQLIPYFISSHPGCSLENMAELAVETKTLGYKLEQVQDLTPTPMTLASVMYYTGLDPYTIKPVYVAKNREDKLNQQRFFFWYKPENKAWIRATLKKLRKEELLRKLF
- a CDS encoding universal stress protein, which encodes MKNILVPVDFSDLSLEVINKAAEIAFAFKSKIWLIHIASLPPAFVGFDMVSPADQTYQDEDLQQQERELQLLEKHVQDKGLDARALLVKGLIVDSILEQAEKVESDLIVMGSHNHGFFYKTFLGSVSEGVMRKSKIPVLIVPEKE